A part of Setaria viridis chromosome 8, Setaria_viridis_v4.0, whole genome shotgun sequence genomic DNA contains:
- the LOC117834622 gene encoding probable CCR4-associated factor 1 homolog 9 translates to MVIMSAFPLPPPLQPPHTYRVVNRHAMAPPPQVPGLQVRPVTAANYEAELDGIGFLLARYPYVAIDTEYPGTVHRPPPPWRAGRELSPPDRYELLKANVDELPVVQLGITLCDEYGNLPTLVDGSGRPHEVVWEVTFSDFDARRDRHAPESVAFLRSQGLDFDQAIARGVSSAAFAAKLAAVLPRAGLELTWAAFGGAHDFAYVVKMLSGGRPLPGTWHEFAALARDLLVGRVFDAKYMAEHCERADLRGGLRRVAESLRVQQHDLPERPAWLAGRKSYIASRVFTAMRRRIMYRDGGALYESLIDGLHI, encoded by the coding sequence ATGGTGATCATGAGCGCCTTcccgcttccgccgccgctgcagccgccTCACACGTACCGAGTCGTCAACCGCCACGCCATGGCGCCACCACCACAAGTGCCCGGCCTCCAGGTCCggccggtgacggcggcgaACTACGAGGCGGAGCTGGACGGCATCGGCTTCCTTCTCGCGAGGTACCCCTACGTCGCCATCGACACGGAGTACCCGGGCACcgtccaccgcccgccgccgccgtggagggccGGGCGCGAGCTCTCCCCGCCAGATCGCTACGAGCTCCTCAAGGCCAACGTGGACGAGCTCCCCGTCGTTCAGCTCGGCATCACGCTCTGCGACGAATACGGCAACCTCCCCACCCTCGTCGACGGGAGCGGCCGCCCGCACGAGGTCGTGTGGGAGGTGACCTTCTCGGACTTCGACGCCCGCCGCGACCGCCACGCGCCGGAGTCCGTCGCGTTCCTGCGGTCGCAGGGCCTCGACTTCGACCAGGCCATCGCGCGGGGGGTGAGCTCCGCGGCGTTCGCGGccaagctcgccgccgtcctgccgcggGCCGGGCTCGAGCTGACGTGGGCGGCGTTCGGCGGCGCGCACGACTTCGCGTACGTGGTGAAGATGCTCTCCGGCGGGCGGCCGCTGCCGGGGACATGGCACGAGTTCGCGGCGCTGGCGAGGGACCTCCTCGTCGGGCGGGTGTTCGACGCCAAGTACATGGCGGAGCACTGCGAGCGGGCGGACCTGCGCGGCGGGCTGAGGCGGGTGGCCGAGAGCCTCCGCGTGCAGCAGCACGACTTGCCGGAGCGGCCGGCGTGGCTGGCTGGCAGGAAGAGCTACATCGCCAGCCGCGTCTTCACGGCGATGAGGAGGCGCATCATGTACCGTGACGGCGGCGCTCTCTATGAAAGCCTCATCGATGGCCTGCACATCTGA